The proteins below come from a single Nitrospirota bacterium genomic window:
- a CDS encoding SDR family oxidoreductase: MPKAARKKIGKVVLVTGTSSGFGLLAAIALARRGHWVFASMRNPSKAEALRDAATQAGIKIEENAPPLTLVPLDVTRNDSIHRAVHDILGRVHRLDVVINNAGIGLGGFFEDMDEADLRDVMETNFFGAVALIREVAPIMRKQGYGRIINVTSIGGRVPLPGMTAYSASKFALEGLSESLRYELKPFGVEVVLVEPGTFKTDIFTSNRRMARHAESPTSPYKAVTEKVLMKVYERVEKLGGDPQRVADRIARVVEARSTRLRYTVGLDAKTEAFLRWLLPSSVPDLIAGRVLRSFGLGRKTHP; encoded by the coding sequence ATGCCCAAAGCCGCCAGAAAGAAAATCGGGAAGGTCGTTCTCGTCACGGGCACCTCCAGCGGGTTCGGACTGCTTGCCGCCATTGCGTTGGCGCGGCGCGGACACTGGGTCTTCGCTTCGATGCGCAATCCATCCAAGGCTGAGGCGCTCCGGGACGCCGCCACCCAGGCGGGGATCAAGATTGAAGAGAACGCCCCTCCACTGACCCTCGTTCCCCTCGACGTAACGCGAAACGATTCCATTCATCGCGCCGTGCACGATATCCTCGGCCGGGTGCATCGGCTGGACGTGGTCATCAACAATGCCGGAATCGGCCTCGGCGGCTTTTTCGAGGACATGGACGAAGCCGATCTGCGGGATGTGATGGAGACCAATTTCTTCGGCGCGGTGGCCTTGATTCGCGAAGTGGCCCCCATCATGCGCAAGCAGGGTTACGGGCGAATCATCAACGTCACCAGCATCGGCGGGCGCGTTCCTCTGCCCGGCATGACCGCCTACAGCGCGAGCAAGTTCGCGCTGGAGGGGCTGAGCGAATCGCTCCGTTACGAACTGAAGCCCTTCGGCGTGGAGGTCGTGTTGGTAGAGCCGGGCACCTTCAAAACGGACATTTTCACTTCCAATCGCCGCATGGCCAGGCACGCCGAGAGTCCGACCAGTCCTTACAAGGCCGTCACCGAAAAAGTGCTTATGAAGGTTTACGAGCGTGTGGAGAAGCTGGGCGGCGACCCCCAGCGTGTGGCCGATCGGATCGCTCGCGTAGTGGAGGCCCGCTCCACCCGCCTCCGCTACACCGTGGGGCTGGATGCCAAGACCGAGGCATTTCTCCGGTGGCTCCTCCCATCGTCCGTGCCCGATCTCATTGCCGGGCGGGTTCTACGATCGTTTGGTTTGGGAAGAAAGACGCACCCATAA
- the thiC gene encoding phosphomethylpyrimidine synthase ThiC, which translates to MNHGLGPGGFAMKANVTANGNRTQMHSARKGEMTPEMKFVAEHEGLDTELVRSEVARGRMIIPANVNHLARKLRPIGIGIAASTKINANIGNSAITSDVGQEIEKLHTAVHLGSDTVMDLSTGGDIDGIRKAIVAESPVPVGTVPIYQSIANARGRLEDLTEDDLIGMIEHQAKQGVDYFTIHAGVLRKYLPLTQHRITGIVSRGGALMAQWMMMHDKENPFYTHFEALCEIMKQYDVSFSLGDGLRPGCLADANDEAQFAELGTLGELTLKAWEHDVQVMIEGPGHIPFDKVAMNVEMEQKLCHEAPFYVLGPLVTDIAPGYDHITSAIGATMAGYAGAALLCYVTPKEHLGLPDVEDVRQGVIAYKIAAHAADVARGRKGARKRDDEISKARFEFDWEKQFALSLDPDRARKMHDETLPHEAFKTAEFCSMCGPSFCSMHVTNEVRSLMGEATNAGPAAPASTT; encoded by the coding sequence ATGAACCATGGCCTTGGGCCAGGAGGATTCGCCATGAAAGCAAACGTGACCGCCAACGGCAATCGTACGCAAATGCACTCTGCCCGCAAGGGGGAGATGACTCCCGAGATGAAATTCGTCGCCGAGCACGAGGGACTGGACACCGAGTTGGTCCGCTCCGAGGTGGCGCGGGGCCGGATGATCATCCCCGCCAATGTGAATCACCTTGCCCGCAAGCTCCGACCGATCGGGATCGGCATCGCGGCCTCCACCAAGATCAACGCCAACATCGGCAACTCGGCCATCACGTCCGACGTGGGACAGGAGATCGAGAAACTCCACACGGCCGTGCACCTCGGTTCGGACACCGTGATGGACCTCAGCACCGGCGGCGACATCGACGGGATTCGCAAGGCGATCGTTGCCGAAAGCCCCGTGCCCGTCGGAACCGTGCCGATCTACCAGTCCATCGCCAACGCGCGTGGCCGACTCGAAGACCTCACGGAAGACGATCTCATCGGCATGATCGAGCATCAGGCGAAGCAGGGCGTGGACTATTTCACCATTCATGCCGGCGTCCTGCGGAAGTATCTCCCACTCACCCAGCATCGCATCACCGGCATCGTCAGCCGCGGCGGCGCGCTCATGGCCCAGTGGATGATGATGCACGACAAGGAGAATCCCTTCTACACCCACTTCGAGGCGCTCTGCGAGATCATGAAACAATATGATGTGTCCTTTTCGCTCGGCGACGGCCTGCGTCCCGGTTGCCTGGCGGACGCAAACGACGAGGCCCAATTCGCCGAACTTGGCACACTCGGAGAACTCACCCTGAAGGCATGGGAACACGACGTGCAGGTCATGATCGAAGGTCCCGGCCATATCCCGTTCGACAAGGTGGCCATGAACGTCGAGATGGAGCAGAAGCTCTGTCACGAGGCGCCGTTCTACGTTCTCGGCCCACTCGTCACCGACATTGCGCCTGGATACGATCACATCACCTCGGCCATCGGCGCAACGATGGCCGGATACGCCGGCGCCGCCCTCCTCTGCTACGTCACTCCAAAGGAACACCTTGGGCTACCGGACGTGGAGGACGTTCGGCAGGGCGTGATCGCGTACAAGATTGCGGCTCACGCGGCGGACGTCGCCCGCGGCCGAAAAGGGGCGAGGAAGCGGGATGACGAAATCTCCAAGGCGCGATTCGAATTCGACTGGGAAAAACAGTTCGCACTTTCGCTGGATCCCGATCGGGCACGCAAAATGCACGATGAGACGCTCCCGCACGAAGCCTTCAAAACAGCGGAGTTCTGCTCCATGTGCGGGCCGTCCTTCTGCTCCATGCACGTGACCAACGAGGTCCGCTCCCTCATGGGCGAGGCGACGAACGCCGGACCCGCCGCGCCCGCGTCGACCACCTGA
- a CDS encoding YIP1 family protein — translation MDTFPAAPDAGTPSLLLSGRDGDQNGQGVHAPPPWDSPAPIDPSGPKGSSFVRRTWEDWAGALFSPRVFFRDLRSRTSIKQALVFGIVLNAAGSLLSFPVSLLRWKSSLAMLEQDGLSRFSFLRQMLQTADSDSFLKLGAYLYHGGSILLSPITVPLFYLGLAMTFIHPTARLLGGKGTFVQTVIALTYTSATQPLLLLGILPFFGYGAYLFYTTLLATIAVREAHQFSTGQSLVSLGLGGVVAPFVLLIITLVLVVLLITGGSAGQLLETFQAA, via the coding sequence GTGGACACCTTTCCCGCCGCGCCTGATGCGGGCACCCCCTCCCTTCTGCTGAGCGGCAGGGACGGCGATCAGAATGGTCAGGGGGTCCACGCGCCGCCCCCGTGGGACTCGCCCGCTCCGATCGACCCCTCCGGGCCAAAGGGATCGTCCTTCGTTCGCCGAACCTGGGAGGACTGGGCCGGCGCCCTCTTCTCGCCGCGCGTGTTCTTCCGGGACCTGCGGAGCCGCACCTCCATCAAGCAGGCGCTGGTCTTTGGGATTGTCTTGAATGCCGCCGGGTCTCTGCTCTCCTTCCCCGTCTCGCTCCTTCGGTGGAAGAGTTCATTGGCCATGCTGGAACAAGACGGCCTAAGCCGCTTCTCGTTTCTTCGGCAGATGCTCCAAACGGCTGATTCGGACTCCTTCCTCAAGCTCGGCGCCTATCTGTATCACGGCGGCTCGATCCTGCTCTCGCCGATCACCGTTCCCCTCTTCTATCTCGGGCTTGCGATGACCTTCATTCATCCCACGGCCCGCCTCCTTGGAGGAAAGGGAACGTTTGTCCAGACCGTGATCGCCCTGACCTACACCAGCGCCACCCAGCCCCTACTGCTCCTCGGAATTCTTCCCTTCTTCGGATATGGGGCCTATCTTTTCTATACGACCCTTCTCGCGACGATCGCCGTGCGCGAGGCGCATCAATTCTCCACGGGCCAGTCCCTCGTCTCCCTCGGGCTCGGAGGCGTGGTGGCTCCGTTCGTCCTACTCATCATCACGCTCGTCCTTGTCGTGCTTCTCATCACCGGCGGCTCCGCCGGGCAGCTTCTGGAAACCTTCCAAGCCGCATGA
- a CDS encoding DUF3089 domain-containing protein translates to MSTFSIDPKWLAMLLAVAVMSCSGGTDSSFSPGLARKLAEDLGETPLDYSDPAKWACTADRKDDVCDVNYTDTRIEADGSTTHQPAAPDPSAPIDCFYIYPTVDWSFTTGNHDDLSEVRLPELTVQTQAGRFSEVCRVFAPYYRQATIASYALTNAEGERIFRKAFMDVATAFEYYLDHWNNGRPMVLMGHSQGAQMTSYLLHLYFDGADNKLRTKLLLALPIGFNVFTPTGQFVGGSFSDIPLCTSSDQTGCVIHYRSFPEGYEFPRRTAIGGSIDELLGSMGYLYRSYSAGDVVSCVNPSSESAGPTDVVMDGNGKTQPSNDARILEGTFLMGLFTSPGASPTAVQSAQHLPGRYTATCRKEPDGDAYLAIGLRERSGTIDVRGDPLSTSQSLGSLGLHLYDFNLALGDLIMQVRVRSAAFSR, encoded by the coding sequence ATGTCAACATTCAGCATTGACCCCAAATGGCTCGCGATGCTGCTCGCCGTCGCAGTGATGTCATGCAGCGGAGGAACCGACTCCTCATTCTCGCCCGGACTCGCCCGGAAACTGGCCGAGGATCTAGGAGAGACTCCGCTCGATTATTCCGATCCCGCGAAATGGGCGTGCACGGCGGACCGGAAGGACGATGTGTGCGATGTGAACTACACGGACACCCGAATCGAAGCCGATGGATCCACGACCCATCAACCGGCGGCGCCGGACCCTTCGGCACCCATCGATTGCTTCTACATCTATCCCACAGTGGATTGGAGTTTCACGACGGGCAATCACGACGATTTGTCGGAAGTACGTCTCCCCGAGCTCACGGTACAAACCCAGGCAGGACGATTCTCGGAAGTCTGCCGCGTGTTCGCCCCGTACTACCGGCAGGCCACCATCGCCAGCTACGCCCTCACCAATGCGGAGGGCGAACGTATCTTCCGGAAAGCGTTCATGGACGTGGCCACGGCCTTCGAGTACTACCTCGACCACTGGAACAACGGCCGACCGATGGTCCTCATGGGCCACTCGCAGGGGGCGCAAATGACTTCCTACCTCCTCCACCTCTATTTCGACGGTGCGGACAACAAACTGAGGACAAAACTTCTCCTCGCGCTGCCCATCGGCTTCAATGTCTTCACACCGACCGGTCAATTCGTCGGGGGATCATTTTCGGACATCCCGTTGTGCACGTCCTCGGACCAAACCGGTTGCGTCATTCACTACCGGTCGTTTCCAGAGGGGTATGAGTTTCCGCGCCGCACGGCCATCGGGGGCAGCATCGATGAACTTCTGGGGTCCATGGGCTATCTTTATCGCTCCTATTCGGCGGGAGATGTCGTCTCGTGCGTGAATCCCTCGAGCGAATCTGCCGGCCCGACGGATGTCGTGATGGACGGCAACGGGAAGACGCAGCCTTCGAATGACGCGCGGATTCTCGAGGGGACTTTCCTGATGGGGTTGTTCACATCCCCGGGGGCGAGCCCCACGGCCGTCCAGTCCGCCCAACATCTGCCCGGCCGCTACACGGCTACTTGCCGAAAAGAGCCGGACGGCGACGCCTATCTTGCTATCGGCCTTCGCGAACGGTCAGGCACAATCGACGTCCGAGGGGACCCCCTCAGCACGTCGCAATCCCTCGGCAGCCTCGGACTGCATCTTTACGATTTCAACCTCGCCCTCGGAGACCTGATCATGCAGGTGCGCGTCCGCTCCGCCGCATTCAGCCGTTAG
- a CDS encoding thiazole synthase yields MDRGDTLHIADRDFRSRLILGTARYPSPRVMLEALEASGTEMVTVAIRRLNLKDSSDESVLKLLDRSRYFILPNTAGCYTAKEAVLTAQLAREALTTHWVKLEVIGDDETLFPDVPELLKAAQTLLAEGFVVLPYCNDDPITCRKLADMGCAAVMPLGAPIGSGMGIRNPYNLQIIRDLVKVPLIVDAGVGTASDVAVAMELGADGVLMNSAVAGAEHPVQMARAMRLAAEAGRLAYRAGRIPRRLYATASSPLEGMLEPKSGG; encoded by the coding sequence ATGGACAGGGGTGATACCCTGCATATCGCCGACCGCGACTTCCGGTCGCGATTGATTCTGGGGACGGCGCGATACCCCAGCCCTCGCGTCATGCTCGAAGCTCTGGAAGCGAGTGGAACGGAAATGGTGACCGTGGCGATTCGCCGCCTCAACCTGAAGGATTCCTCCGATGAAAGCGTGCTGAAACTCCTCGATCGATCCCGGTATTTCATCCTGCCGAATACGGCCGGTTGCTACACGGCGAAGGAAGCCGTCCTCACGGCGCAGCTCGCGAGGGAAGCACTCACCACCCACTGGGTGAAACTCGAGGTCATCGGGGACGACGAGACCTTATTCCCCGATGTGCCCGAGCTGCTGAAGGCGGCACAGACCCTTCTGGCCGAGGGTTTCGTTGTGCTTCCCTATTGCAACGACGATCCCATTACGTGCCGGAAGCTCGCGGACATGGGATGCGCGGCGGTGATGCCGTTGGGCGCTCCCATCGGTTCCGGCATGGGCATCCGCAATCCGTACAACCTTCAAATCATACGGGACCTGGTGAAAGTGCCGCTTATCGTGGATGCGGGTGTGGGGACGGCGTCCGATGTGGCCGTGGCGATGGAACTCGGAGCGGACGGCGTGCTTATGAATTCGGCAGTTGCGGGTGCCGAGCATCCCGTACAGATGGCGCGCGCGATGCGACTCGCCGCCGAGGCCGGGCGGCTCGCCTATCGGGCGGGTCGAATTCCCCGCCGACTCTACGCCACGGCTTCCAGCCCGCTGGAGGGCATGCTGGAGCCGAAGTCCGGAGGGTGA
- the thiS gene encoding sulfur carrier protein ThiS: MDVSVNGEMVSVDENAVLSDVIRNLQLSPEQSGTAVAVNDEVIPKGRWGSLRIQMGDRIEIVRPVQGG; encoded by the coding sequence ATGGACGTTTCCGTGAACGGTGAGATGGTGTCGGTAGATGAGAATGCCGTCCTGTCGGATGTAATCCGGAATCTCCAACTCTCCCCCGAGCAATCGGGAACGGCCGTCGCCGTGAACGACGAAGTGATTCCGAAAGGGCGATGGGGTTCTCTGCGGATTCAAATGGGCGATCGGATCGAGATTGTCCGCCCCGTCCAGGGGGGCTAG
- the thiO gene encoding glycine oxidase ThiO, whose translation MTGGTIVEHERIVIVGGGIVGLSLGWQLARRGRSVEILERDRAGRGASWVAAGMLAPGAEAGFEEEDLLRLTEASLRLYPQCIQELEEDSGRKVAMDRSGSLMIGLNRDDVERLRRLMRFRERVGLAAEWLDGAVAREREPLLSPRTCAAVWMPGDAQVNNRAMVEALIRGVKSRGGKIHEETPVRSISIRNGRVRGVRAGEEMMEAETVVVAAGCWSRDIAGIPTAIAPAVRPVKGQILTLRMSDACRPKHAVRAPDVYLAPKDDGRLMVGATSEEMGFDTLPTAGPIMKLLQRAWEAMPAIYELHLEEIQVGLRPGSRDHAPLLGGTDVQGLFYATGHYRHGILLTPITAYAMSELLTTGRCPDVLRPFSPMRFANRRLDS comes from the coding sequence ATGACTGGGGGCACCATCGTGGAGCATGAGAGGATCGTGATCGTCGGAGGCGGAATCGTCGGCCTCTCCCTCGGCTGGCAGCTCGCGCGTCGGGGCCGATCCGTTGAAATTCTCGAACGCGACCGGGCGGGTCGTGGCGCGAGTTGGGTGGCCGCCGGGATGCTGGCCCCGGGCGCAGAGGCGGGATTTGAAGAGGAAGACCTCCTGCGCCTCACCGAGGCAAGCCTCCGTTTGTACCCGCAGTGTATCCAGGAGTTGGAAGAGGATTCGGGAAGGAAGGTGGCGATGGATCGCAGCGGGAGCCTGATGATCGGTCTCAACCGCGATGATGTCGAACGGCTGCGGCGGTTGATGCGATTCCGCGAGAGGGTGGGACTGGCCGCAGAGTGGCTGGACGGAGCGGTGGCGCGCGAGCGGGAGCCGCTTCTATCTCCGCGGACCTGCGCCGCCGTGTGGATGCCGGGTGACGCCCAGGTCAATAACCGGGCGATGGTCGAGGCCTTGATCCGCGGCGTAAAGTCACGAGGGGGGAAAATTCATGAGGAGACTCCGGTCCGATCGATCTCGATCAGGAACGGTCGCGTGCGAGGGGTTCGCGCCGGCGAGGAAATGATGGAGGCGGAGACCGTTGTCGTGGCCGCAGGTTGCTGGTCGCGCGACATCGCGGGGATTCCCACGGCCATCGCGCCGGCCGTCCGCCCGGTTAAAGGTCAGATTCTCACACTCAGGATGTCCGACGCGTGCCGGCCCAAACATGCCGTCCGGGCACCGGACGTCTACCTGGCGCCGAAGGACGATGGCCGCCTGATGGTCGGTGCAACCAGTGAGGAGATGGGATTCGACACACTCCCCACGGCCGGGCCGATCATGAAACTGCTCCAACGGGCATGGGAGGCCATGCCCGCGATCTATGAGCTGCATCTGGAGGAGATTCAGGTCGGGCTGAGGCCGGGGAGCAGAGACCACGCGCCCTTGCTTGGCGGCACGGACGTACAGGGACTCTTTTATGCCACCGGTCATTACCGGCATGGGATCCTGCTCACTCCTATCACGGCTTACGCGATGAGCGAACTGCTGACGACCGGCCGCTGCCCGGATGTACTCCGGCCGTTCTCGCCGATGCGGTTCGCGAACCGCCGTCTGGATTCATGA
- a CDS encoding aldo/keto reductase, protein MIRGHATEEGTAAYARTHTATGNGFRSFGKTGLTTGPVGFGGYRIHPSDETHAEALSAALLRGSNLIDTSSNYTDGGSETLIGHVLQELISKDKLKREQVVVVSKVGYMQGENLRVAEEREKAGRPFPEVVPYMDGCWHCLHPDFLEDQLQRSLARLGLDCIDVYLLHNPEYYLGYARKKQPDSIATLRKEYYRRIRQAFEWLDQQARAGRISGYGISSNTFPSAADDPEATSLEDILKAAGEMGPSSHFTALQLPMNLFESGGWTRKNQRSGTVSVLELARENGIGVLINRPLNAITGNAMIRLADFPTEDEALTQNRIQKALQSVVALEQEFSATVWPQVAAMGIDERASTAFSLAGELKDHYASFENLEHWTHVAESMVWPRFSQLAGYLDQATRGHAGWREWARRYGRALGDLTEAISQLYSSRAQVRSVRITQELEDLDPETKTSSTLSQKAIRALTSMPGVSCVLVGMRRPAYVTDSLTVLSQPPFHLPAKLFEQSDRVARAAMAA, encoded by the coding sequence ATGATTCGGGGGCACGCCACCGAAGAAGGCACCGCCGCGTATGCGCGCACACACACGGCCACGGGGAATGGGTTTCGTTCCTTCGGCAAGACCGGTCTGACCACCGGGCCGGTGGGATTTGGGGGATACCGCATCCATCCATCGGACGAAACTCACGCCGAAGCCCTCTCCGCCGCTCTCTTGCGAGGTTCCAACCTCATCGATACCTCCAGCAATTACACCGACGGCGGCAGTGAGACGCTCATCGGTCACGTACTCCAGGAGTTGATCTCAAAAGACAAGCTCAAGCGGGAACAGGTCGTCGTCGTTTCCAAAGTCGGCTACATGCAGGGAGAAAACCTGCGCGTGGCGGAAGAACGCGAGAAGGCCGGCAGGCCCTTCCCGGAAGTCGTTCCCTACATGGATGGCTGCTGGCATTGTCTCCATCCGGATTTCCTGGAGGATCAACTTCAACGTTCGCTGGCGCGGCTCGGTCTGGACTGCATCGACGTCTACCTGCTCCACAATCCCGAATACTATCTGGGTTACGCGCGGAAAAAGCAGCCCGATTCGATCGCGACGCTCCGAAAGGAGTACTATCGGCGGATTCGGCAGGCATTCGAATGGCTCGATCAACAGGCGCGGGCGGGTCGCATCTCCGGCTACGGGATTTCTTCCAACACATTCCCTTCCGCGGCGGATGATCCGGAAGCCACCTCCCTGGAAGACATCCTCAAGGCCGCCGGCGAAATGGGCCCCTCCTCGCATTTCACCGCGCTGCAACTGCCCATGAATCTGTTTGAATCTGGCGGATGGACCCGCAAGAATCAACGCTCAGGCACGGTGAGCGTTCTGGAACTTGCCCGTGAGAACGGCATCGGGGTCTTGATCAACCGCCCGCTGAACGCAATCACGGGAAACGCCATGATTCGTCTCGCGGATTTCCCGACGGAGGACGAGGCGCTCACTCAAAATCGAATTCAGAAGGCTCTCCAGTCCGTCGTTGCGTTGGAGCAGGAGTTTTCCGCCACGGTATGGCCCCAGGTCGCCGCGATGGGCATCGACGAGCGGGCGTCGACAGCCTTCTCCCTCGCCGGCGAGCTGAAGGACCACTATGCTTCCTTCGAGAACTTGGAGCACTGGACGCACGTGGCCGAATCGATGGTCTGGCCGCGGTTTTCGCAGTTGGCGGGGTACCTCGATCAGGCCACCCGGGGCCATGCGGGCTGGCGCGAGTGGGCACGTCGGTACGGACGCGCTCTGGGCGATCTGACCGAAGCCATCTCTCAGCTCTATTCCAGCCGCGCGCAAGTCCGCTCCGTGCGCATCACCCAGGAGCTGGAGGATCTCGATCCCGAGACCAAAACCTCTTCGACCCTCTCTCAAAAAGCGATTCGCGCCCTCACTTCCATGCCGGGAGTCTCGTGCGTTCTCGTGGGAATGCGAAGGCCGGCCTACGTGACCGATAGTCTGACCGTTCTCTCCCAGCCACCCTTCCATCTGCCCGCGAAGCTCTTCGAGCAAAGCGATCGGGTTGCGCGGGCCGCGATGGCGGCTTAA
- a CDS encoding tetratricopeptide repeat protein, translating into MDDDLEKKRALELWNEGLRAQMEGNIEKAIELYTRSIEIHATAEAYTFRGWAYSFQNRVDEAIEECKRAIEVDPTFGNPYNDIGSYLVHKGKNDEAIEWFEKAKLAPRYDPKHFPYMNLGRLFAAKGMILRAIKEFEEALKIQPREPTCMKALRELKAGLN; encoded by the coding sequence ATGGACGACGATCTGGAAAAGAAACGGGCCTTGGAGCTCTGGAATGAGGGTTTACGCGCCCAGATGGAGGGTAACATCGAGAAGGCCATCGAGCTCTACACCCGATCCATCGAGATTCATGCCACGGCCGAGGCGTACACCTTCAGGGGATGGGCCTACAGCTTTCAGAACCGCGTGGACGAGGCGATTGAGGAATGCAAGAGAGCCATCGAAGTCGATCCGACGTTTGGGAATCCTTACAACGACATCGGATCCTACCTAGTTCACAAGGGCAAGAACGACGAGGCCATTGAGTGGTTTGAAAAAGCGAAACTCGCGCCGCGCTACGACCCGAAACATTTCCCCTACATGAATCTCGGGCGCCTCTTCGCGGCGAAGGGCATGATCCTCCGCGCCATCAAGGAATTTGAGGAAGCCCTCAAGATCCAGCCCCGCGAGCCCACCTGCATGAAGGCCCTCCGCGAACTCAAAGCCGGACTGAACTGA
- a CDS encoding fibronectin type III domain-containing protein — MLTASPLNATSVALEWRNREGVTHKTGVERREVGSDFAEIALLDPGTNKHEDSGLRANTRYTYRVYYANRGGRSEPSNEASAVTHPPGGAAK; from the coding sequence ATGTTGACCGCATCGCCCTTGAACGCCACGTCAGTTGCTCTTGAATGGCGAAATCGCGAGGGGGTGACCCACAAGACCGGCGTGGAGCGGCGGGAAGTGGGTTCCGATTTTGCGGAGATCGCGCTTCTCGATCCAGGCACCAACAAGCACGAGGACTCCGGACTGAGAGCAAACACGCGCTACACGTATCGCGTTTACTACGCCAATCGTGGAGGGCGATCTGAACCGAGCAATGAAGCTTCGGCGGTAACCCACCCTCCAGGAGGTGCAGCGAAATAG
- a CDS encoding flagellar hook protein FlgE has product MIGGPGSSIALSAMSSLMRQLSVTSNNIANMNTSGFSRSRVDLREMPSNLGVDVGRVAAEIGGGAIESTGIPTHMALAGNGFFAVRESGSGLSYTRSGSFHFNRDGFLVDSGGRRVQGFQVNSGSGALQGAAGDIQLPSAAGSVRATTKIEFSANLDSNSEIKAAFDVNDAPNTANFSTSATVVDSLGNPHAVEMHFRKAGTDTVTDPTTGVSSQVARWEWYGVTSESGTPTVQANGTLRFTNDGRLYDSNTADSTFVFSGAKSQDVSFSFGNPVSSGGTGTVGATQYAADSVVNGISGDGSGYGAVMGTRVDTSGTVFALYANGQSSPVARVAVATFASPTGLSPLGENLFAATPESGQALLGTPGTRGAGSIYSGALETSNVDLSTELVQMLRTQGGYRANLRLLTVNDSLTQEIINLRR; this is encoded by the coding sequence ATGATCGGAGGCCCGGGGTCATCCATCGCGCTGTCGGCCATGTCGAGCCTAATGCGCCAGTTGTCCGTGACCTCCAACAATATCGCCAATATGAATACCTCCGGGTTCAGCCGGTCGAGAGTGGATCTGCGTGAAATGCCGAGCAACCTTGGGGTGGATGTGGGGCGCGTGGCCGCGGAGATCGGTGGAGGCGCGATCGAGTCGACGGGGATTCCCACGCATATGGCGCTGGCCGGCAATGGGTTTTTCGCGGTCCGCGAATCCGGGAGCGGGCTTTCGTACACCCGCTCGGGGTCGTTCCATTTCAATCGGGATGGCTTCCTTGTGGATTCAGGCGGGAGGCGTGTTCAGGGATTCCAGGTTAATTCGGGTAGCGGGGCGCTCCAGGGGGCGGCCGGAGACATCCAATTGCCATCGGCGGCGGGCAGTGTTCGAGCGACCACCAAAATCGAGTTTTCGGCCAATCTCGATTCCAACTCAGAAATCAAGGCCGCATTCGACGTGAACGATGCGCCGAACACGGCCAATTTCTCCACGTCGGCCACGGTGGTCGATTCGCTGGGGAATCCCCATGCCGTGGAAATGCATTTCCGGAAGGCCGGGACTGACACGGTGACGGACCCGACGACGGGAGTATCCTCGCAGGTGGCTCGATGGGAATGGTATGGCGTGACCTCTGAGAGCGGTACGCCCACGGTGCAGGCCAACGGAACGCTGAGATTTACGAACGACGGACGCCTCTACGATTCGAATACCGCGGATTCGACCTTTGTGTTCTCGGGAGCGAAGAGCCAGGACGTCAGTTTCTCATTTGGAAACCCCGTGTCCAGTGGAGGAACAGGAACGGTTGGCGCCACCCAGTACGCCGCGGACAGCGTGGTGAATGGGATCAGTGGCGATGGATCGGGATACGGCGCCGTGATGGGAACCAGGGTGGATACGAGTGGAACCGTGTTTGCGCTTTACGCCAACGGCCAGTCGTCGCCCGTTGCGCGTGTGGCCGTGGCGACCTTTGCAAGTCCGACGGGACTCAGCCCGCTCGGTGAAAATCTCTTTGCCGCGACCCCGGAGTCCGGTCAGGCGCTGCTTGGAACTCCGGGTACGCGAGGCGCCGGTTCGATTTATTCCGGTGCGTTGGAAACTTCAAACGTCGATCTCTCGACGGAACTCGTTCAGATGCTTCGCACTCAGGGCGGCTACCGCGCCAACCTCCGCCTCCTCACCGTCAACGACTCCCTCACCCAGGAAATCATCAACCTCCGCCGGTAG